The genomic region TGGTCTGGCTCAAGACTGACTGCACTTTGTGAACTGGCCGTAAATATCGGCGCAAAAGGCGAGTATTCACTCTGCTTTCTGCACTCGCTTCAGGCCTCATGTCACCTGCGCTTGTTACAATCCCGAGCCTTCCAAGGTGGCGAAAGCCCCGTAGGACGGCCTCGCGTCCTGATGAATTGCGATGGTCAGGGCCGGCAGTTTGCCGCATGTCCTCTGTCCAGGCCGCTTTTGGCGGCGTTCGCGACTATAGCAGCAATGATTAAGTGCTTCAATTCCATAAAAAATTGTTATCATCGCCGGCATGACGACTACCGCCCCCCCGACCCCCAGCGTCCAGCTGCTTGAGGTCTCGCCGGAATATGCCGGCCAACGCATCGACAATTTTCTCCTGGCCCGGCTCAAAGGCGTGCCCAAGACCTTGATCTACCGCATTTTGCGTAAAGGCGAAGTGCGCGTGAACAAGGGCCGGATCAAGCCTGAGTACAAGTTGCAGGCGGGCGATATCGTCCGTGTGCCGCCTGTGCGCGTGCCTGAGCGCGACGAGCCTGTGCCATTGGCCCAGGGCCTGTTGCAGCGCCTGGAAGCCTCGATTGTCTTCGAAGACAACAAGCTGATCGTGATCAACAAACCCTGCGGCATTGCGGTTCACGGCGGCAGTGGCCTGAATTTCGGCGTGATCGAAGCCTTTCGCCAGTTGCGCCCGGATGCCAAGGAGCTGGAACTGGTCCATCGCCTTGACCGTGATACTTCCGGCCTGCTGATGATCGCCAAGAAGCGCAGCATGTTGCGCCATCTGCACACTGCCCTGCGTGGCGATGGCGTGGACAAGCGTTACATGGCGTTGGTGCGTGGTAACTGGGCCAGTTCGATCAAGAGCGTGCGTGCGCCACTGCAGAAAAGCAACCTGCGTTCCGGCGAGCGTATGGTCGAGGTGGACGAGGAGGGTAAGGAAGCCCTGACGCTGTTCAAGGTGCTGCGCCGTTTCGGCGACTTTGCCACCATGGTCGAGGCCAAGCCGGTCACTGGTCGTACCCACCAGATTCGTGTGCATACCCTGCATGCGGGCCACTGCATTGCTGGCGACACCAAGTACGGCGACGAGGGTTTCTCCAAGGAAATCCGCGACCTGGGCGGTAAGCGCCTGTTCCTGCATGCCTATATGCTTACGGTGCCGCTGCCCGATGGCGGCGAGCTGAAATTGCAGGCGCCGGTCGATGAGATGTGGGCCAAGACCGTGGAGCGTTTGAGTGTCGCACCTTGACTACAAGCTGCTGATCTTCGATTGGGATGGGACGCTGGCCGATTCCATTGGTCGGATT from Pseudomonas synxantha harbors:
- the rluC gene encoding 23S rRNA pseudouridine(955/2504/2580) synthase RluC, with the translated sequence MTTTAPPTPSVQLLEVSPEYAGQRIDNFLLARLKGVPKTLIYRILRKGEVRVNKGRIKPEYKLQAGDIVRVPPVRVPERDEPVPLAQGLLQRLEASIVFEDNKLIVINKPCGIAVHGGSGLNFGVIEAFRQLRPDAKELELVHRLDRDTSGLLMIAKKRSMLRHLHTALRGDGVDKRYMALVRGNWASSIKSVRAPLQKSNLRSGERMVEVDEEGKEALTLFKVLRRFGDFATMVEAKPVTGRTHQIRVHTLHAGHCIAGDTKYGDEGFSKEIRDLGGKRLFLHAYMLTVPLPDGGELKLQAPVDEMWAKTVERLSVAP